caaatgagagtaaaataattaaaaacttaaaaagaCTAAGCAGCCACAATGGTCTTTGTTTCTTGAACGTTCCGAACATTCCTTACGGCAAAATGCCTCATCAAAGGCATGTGGTTTAAAGCACAACGAGTTTGAAATTcctattttataataaacatcCACATAAACAcaaagtaaatataataaactaagTAAGCGAAAAATATCATCGATTATCAATAGACTATTTATAATTGGACGGCactgaattattaattacagtaacGACGGACTGGGATCCAAATTAATACCGGATTTATTTTGTCCGcggtattaataatattgttattaacgGTTAACACAAATGAAAAGACCTTAGTTGAGCGAATCCGATGCGCGCACTGGGATGAGAGAGAAGTCAGGACGAAAACCGGGAGAATAAAATCCACCGAGTGGTACCGGGGTGGTGGGATCCAAGTAAAGCATTGAGGGGTCGTATTTACCCCCAGAAGTACGTCGGCGGTTGCAGTCGGGATGTGGATGCTGGTAACGGTACAGCAGTGGAAGCAAGAGAAAATATAAAACCGTAACAGCGCAAGCTTAACTTACTGGGCTTTGCAAAACGTGTATCACCTCTACGTCCTCGCATCCTCAACTTTATCGTCAGTTATGGGTAAATGTTAACCTGATGTAGCAAACCAAAGGGCAATCATGACCTAGTTTACGGTAATTGACCTTatatattgtcatttttttcatacttcATATGTTAGATtgtaaatttatcgtttactAATAAAATCACATAGACCAGTCGTGAGGAAGAGAGACGATCTTTTGATCATCCTCATCCTCACTACcagttatttttatcacattgACCACTCGGAGTGGAGGCTATAGACTATAgctatcatatattttaaaattcatatttataaagtatatTAAGTACTTATATAAATTACTGTAGATCCATAATGAGAGATTGTAGATTAGATTGACGGGCATCaaggttaaaaataatttgaccTGACCTAGGTCTCGGAATACGAGGTCAGGAATATGGATCAAGATAAACATACTCTGACTTGTGATGCTAAAGCACCGGAGTTTACGAGCCTTGTACTGGGATCATACTCTCAGTAAAGTTGTTGTTTAAGTAACATTCTGTACAAACTTAACGATTGTAATTACACTAGTTAATAGTTACTAGTTTGTAAGTGAGATCAAGACAACTTGTTGTGTTTAATCATCAAGAGTTATGTTTATCGCCTACAAGTgtccatatttatttaatcgacctacacggagagaatttGACAGTAAAAGTTATCATATagttatagtaaaatttttaagctgAATTGgatagtagtgaatatcaattaaattattagataaaCAATCTGAATTGTAGTATCTGTCGACTATATGGCAAAATCTGcaattattgatgataatcagaaattataacttttgttatcttaactaattataactattatcaacatcgtaattcttaataacctgatggtaacagttaccatcagccgaaataataattactgtctaaactaataaagaatttaaatatcgGCGTTACAGTCTGAAGCTTGTCTACATGTAATTTTCTCTTTGTTTAACTGTGTATGTGATTAATTTCACTTAATACTTGGATGATTGCTATTTTTATGATCATACCCAATCatttaaggccattctcagacaatgccccccactttttaaaaattttcaatgattttcaactgtcataagcgtatcaaatttttatcaattaattaaaaaaaaattcaagcattaattgaaaaaaggacaacgtagtcgtcgtaatttcgccgatacatagatttacaaaaaaattatttacacttgatatcaattaggagttaaacaaaattcgttaaataaatttcagtaaaatcgtcatgtcaattttataattcgaatttaaaaattttggaggctaaaatttattcaacaaatttcgtttaactcccaactgatatcaattgtaagtaatttttttcaaattctatatctcaacgaaattacgactacgttgtccttttttcaattaagattttaatttttttttaattaattaataaaattttaatacggttatgacagttgaaagtcattgcatatttttaaaaagtggaggGCACtctctgagaatgcccttaaagtTGTCAATAATAGCTCCAATATTTGGAACGTTTTATTATATTCGGACTTAAACGATTGTGTtgttacttattttaattatttaaaggacAAAATGTACATAGCTAAAGTATGGATATAAATAAAGGATTTcaatttgtataaatttatcctattttttgtttaataattttcccaACCTCGAATGCtaacagttaccatcttcgattgtaacaattataatttttaatagtcaCAATTAGCATCTTCGATAGTAATCGTCACCACCAcacggaaataaattttcattaaaatttactgttaaattcatttgaaaaattaccgAAGTGTACTCAAAAAAAGTGTACTAAATTGGTGAACGATACCGTTATTTGGATTAATATTTACTTGAGACtacggtaaatttttttagtagctaaagaaaaaatttggtttttctgtaatttttaatattaaaattgtaaaaaatatttattcatctttttcggaaaacgaaaaaaaaaaataaccccccgaataaaacataaaaaaaaaaaaacatgtcaAAATATTCTTGTTTagtctcgttttttggaaaaaaatttttttttcctctctaCCTTACAtgtactgaataactaacgcaaaaatgaaagaaaataaaaaaaaaattaattttttcattttggtaatgattacacacattaaggaacaaaacttgttcttttaattgttttgtaaaactttgagcaatcggtccggacaaacggttcaatggatcaatctgaaaatttccagggtctttgggggtacattaagctgtaaaattacctggcaacattattttttttatcaatatttgcagagtagcgatgagttgactaaaaaatcagaaaatggccattttttgtaggtttttcaaatggatatcaaggatgaaaaaaaattttttttcgaaaaaatcaaaaatgaagcttttagggaatttattcaagtttattaaactgcccttcaaattactgtgtgaccattacttgttgagatatcaataatcaaagacaaaaggatcctttttcatttgaaggctgatatctcagcagtaAATTGTcttacagagaaacaaaaaaaagcaaattgtagctgaataaatttcctaaacgagccataaattcgttgttttaaataaatttttcccggccccgtagacctaaaaaacaaaaccaaaaaatttagaaaaattttgtctcgacctttttcttatgattccgcaaaaaccgtgtctcaataaaatattttgctgaaagatctttgaactagagattttaagcttcaatttgcttttttaattttttcgatacgatcatttttcacgaaaatgcagccttccaaaaatcactaaaaaatttataaaattttcttgttcctttaattttctgGATAAGTgtagtataattaaattttctccatGTACTAGtttacgataaattattaactcatttttacttacccaTATCTTTGTCACAGGTAACGGCGACACGCTCTGATGATACTTTTTCTGGAAGCTCTTCTTCTTTAAAACtttccgctgaaaaaaaaaaaattaataggataataataaaaagtgtaaaataataatttttgaagggagttaggaaaataattaaacgcggtgtaaaaataataaatatttattaaaaatattataaaatatattattcataaatccttatattaataatttataactatGATGAGCGagctttaataataatatattcaattattttatttttgtataaacTTCTAAATAAATCTTCCAACTTTCGACAAGTCATGTGCAAACTCACACTGTCTTTTTCATTAAgcatactaaatatttttaaaatcaactcTTCAGGTAAGCCAACGAGACTGGGGTTAATAATTCCCAGGCTGTTTAGTACGTCACATTTTAATGGAGTTGTtaggttatttttaaatctgaaaaaaaaaaattgttatcagTAAGTTTGAATAATATGTAGAGTTTTCAGTGTCACAAGGGATAACACTTCAATTGAAAGCAGGGTTGTAAATAACGCATTACTTTTTCTAATGTATTAGTGATTCTATGagccattaaatttaattttttaatggcgaaattttttattaaccattaaatttaattttttaatagcgaaaattttcattagccagtaaatttaattttttaatggtggaaaatttctattagccattaaatttaattttgtaagggcaaaaaaatttcattagctaataaatttaattttttgatggtggaaaatttcattagccattaaatttaattgtgtaagggcgaaaaattccattaatcattaaatttaattttttaatggtggaaaattttattagcgattaaatttaattttgtaagggcgaaaaaatccattaatcattaagtttaattttgtaagggcgaaaaattctattaaccattaaatttaattttttatgggtaaaaaattttcactaccCACTAAATTTACATTGAAGAAACCCACAAGAAAAGTCCACactagttgaaaatttttctcaccTAATTGTTTCAAAGTTTCGAAAATGTATAACTTAAAGTTCAGAAttgtttcaaatttgaaatttccgttataatttttttttacacaggtCCATGGTGAccaaagatttttaaaattttaattccctGATTTTTCCAGGTGTTCcagtcaaatatttaaaaaattccctgaccaTTTGTAGTGATATTAaatcattgaaaatatttatttaattcaaaataaaatgacataagtcagttcaataaataatcaatcattgtcgttaaatgaaactttattttattatttgtcaatgttcaggttttttttatttattaaatgaataattttttattttaaatctttgtttttatataacttactctgtaataaaatgtaaataaatttttcattttcactagaataaatttcataaataaaaatattttatagaatattaataaaatattaatcaagtacgcgaataataaatatagtgaaacttatAAGTTCAATACTTATGTatacttttaatgttttcggttttttaatttgtcaatGCATGTTAATGGAACACTGAGACGTAATAGACTCCTGAGCACCACTAGGTCtaataaaaactatattaTCAACGGTccaaaaaaatagaatatcTAGCCTCGTGAACACCCTGCACCGCGACCTGATTTTCTACGGGGGTACCTATGAATCCTTCATGAACTCGGCCAAGAAGCTCCTTTTAGTATcctgataaaattatatttcatttatccGGTATATCTCACTTGTAAACTTATACACTTTATTTACTATGCCAATCTAAATgtgaaactttcaatttcTTTTGTTCCATTGAaactatattttcttataattatttatgtattttctCTATTATTGTAATCATATTAAAATGTATACTGCCGATTGGcgttttctaaataaataaataaataaataaataatggctTGAAGGTCCTGACGATTGGTTTctactaagacttttttttttctaacagcctTCATAATTCAAACTGCTTCATTTTTTCGCTATtggaatcaatttctactaattttttttcaaattgatattaaaatcgCTTTCGCGCCCCGCCACTTTTTGAAcagttttgacagaaaaaaaaatttatcgaattttttcagtcaaaagaaaagaaagtaaaaatttttctagctTTATGACGAAATTCTCTGACTTTTCCctgatttttccagtatatttataattccctgacattcccaggttttccagaaatgtggccatggttgtgttaatttttaccaaaaattttttactgtataaAAAAACAACGTTTACTTCTTACCTatgtgagaaattttttaaattcataaattgaCTATTGATGTCACTAGAATGTAAATTGACAAATTCTAATGTTTCAAAGGAAGTACATcttgttttaatattattattaattgttgatGTTAAATTCATTATCATAACATCCCCAACAGGAATAGCAtctaatttacaatttaattcacgtAGACAACGGTGTTCCAATGGAATCTTGTATGCTCCGTTTATTTTCCATTGTCTTGGGTCCAATTCTGATGGTAAATAGTCGCCTCTAAAAACACACATGTTGTTATTGCGTgacgaatatttaaaaaaaaaacaacgtttattaaaattctgattgataaaataaaatgattctgaagttagcagataattaaaaatttttggattctttCTTCAACAAgtcaatcagaaaaaaaaaaaaaaaaaaatatgcacatgtagaaaatttaaaaaactacaggtgcatttttttcaaacatttttttttttaatttatcgcttttaaaaaaatccaaaaattattagacgtcggctaatttcagtattattaatttatgattataaaattagcAGGCACTAAAcaattttcgacttttttttcaaaaattgaattaaaaaaaaactaaaaatatgcacatgtagaaaattaaaaaaactataggggcatttttttaaatttatcgtttttaaaaaaatccaaaaattatcaggcctcggctaacttcagtatcataaattttttcaacaaaatacTTGTTGGTTATAAAAACAATCacagattaaataaattaaaaaatttagacttACCTATCTTTAAAATCTTTAACATATAATTCGACTTCTTTCAATACAACTATCGATAACGCAATAAGATAATCATTATGAgttgcatttttttcatttaaaaatttaattgtttttattaaatccggtgataattttaacaatgtACTTTCTTCGACgagaaatatcatttttatatttttacattataCTTGACAATGTAATAGTATgagttataataattaatagtaatgataattgtgttgacaaataaattcaaatatttattcacaTTATCTTTGTGTTTTTCCAATAACTTGGGGAAAAACAAAACAACTTGTAGGCGAAAAATCAAAATGGCGAGAGAATATTGTCTGTCATTTATGTCGCCACtggatttatatttagtatttatcGATAACTTACCGACAAATagcaaatttaaataaatgattctaCTATTTAGGGTTTTTTGaacaataattcataaaaaaaaattacggtgCATAGAATAgacataagaaaatttttaaatttcaaatgaataaataaattaattaattaaagtaatgaagtttaaaaaaatgcgcgtatacgcatttttaaatttttaatttacttacatttcattaatttctaaaatttaataaatatgagtgtgaatgtagcagacgaaagacaaatttaaatttataaatggagtaaataataaataaaataatatttcgaaaaaatgcacttattaatttaaaaattaatttactctaTTAAATATCCAAAAATGAAACAGTGACACCAAATGGTTCTCTAATTTAATCAGAGATTAAAATATTCtcgatttaaaaaactggTCTTTAGTTTTTACAaatgagtaaatttaaaaaatttagtcaagatggttttcattttgttttcaGTCTTCATTTAAactaatgatttaaaaaaaaaaattgtaaaattgattaattaaaaataaatactaaagattcaatatttattatttttattcatttcataaatttttttgtgagatttttcattttggcgggaaaaattgaatgcaaaaataatccacgaaatttttcgatgtatgatcaaaataatttcttactTATCTACATGTAATAAACTAGAAATTTATCAGCAAATATttttgacttttaaaaaaatcccttTCCAATtcctcataaattttatatatttttttttattaaattccagGCATTAAAAATACCCGagtaataaacaatttttattttttatcctaattaaatttttaaaaaacttttcattgctctgaaaattttaattaccaaaatttacactaaaattcaaaaaaaaaatatatagaaaaaaaaatcaatttaaaaaaaatgattcccaCAAAAGTgtacattaaattcaatatataaaatatacaatataatgtatattaattttactttcaagatattaaatttacatatttatagtatatgctatatattttaaatacacatataaaaaatggtcAGCGGTCTTTATTGTATCTTTGGCAcacatattattaatttttatatattcatacgttaaaaatataacattgcatttaaatataaatatttatttattgcgttcatgtttttacaataataaatatatacatatatataaaaaccgaAGGCAAGAATGTGCAATCAAAAAataagaagttaaaaaattgaggACTCCAATACTGACCTTGAGCAACATATGAAATTAGTGAAagaagcgaaaaaaaaaactaaaatgataattaaataataaaaaaaaacgtttacaAGGATCacaagaaattaaattacgGCACTGGTGAGCACAAGCAAGGGCGCTCTGTGCCACTTGTTGCACACAAAATTGTCGCgctcatatattatatatttcaaaaaatataagacataAGATTAAGAAagatagaaaatatttaaaaaataaatatatcgatatatacatatataaagacatacatatttatttataattacatatatgtatatatgtatatgtacatatatttttatatacatatatataagtaacTTACCATTAGTATCATCAGTAACCCGGGAACTATCGTAGTTATCGTTTAGTTTAAAATCCTCACAATTCAAAACTTGATTTGACACAACTTTTGACACAACCGGATCAGCCAAAGTTTCGGCCATTTTACAGGTTAACTCGCGACTTAACCCGCAACTTAATAATACTTACACCTTGCAAACAACATTCGAATACCTGTAACATTTATCTTTTCCCCAAACTTTTATAATTCGCAACTTAGACCGACTGGACATAAAAACATTCACGACAAATaaacactttttttaatttagagaTGGCGCTTCAAGTTGTCACCAACTTGTGGCGCCATCTTTGtcacttaatatttaaacgtgATCTTAAGAGGGGTGGgaacttttttctctatcacTCGAATTGAGGAACGGTACTGTCCTTGTTGCACTTGCGCGGTAAATAGAAATTTTGGTGATGGTTCTTTCGTTAACAAAtggacaattttttaaaatgaaaccGGAAATTGctagattataaaataatgtattgAGCTTCGTTCGTGATTTTGCGTTTAAATGATCCAggagttagcagacgtctaataatttttggattttttttttaacgggaaattataaaaaaaaaatatttgaaaaaattgcacctgtagttttttaaattttctacatgtgcatatttttaatttttggtattttgtaattgatttggtgaaaaaaaaaaacagaaaattactaattgtctgctaacttcaggatcatgcgTTTAAAGGTTTTGTTTGAGAGAAAAACAGACACAAATTACTATAGACCCTTGTAAAAAAAacgacatttttttatgatcctgaagttagccgacgtctaataatttttgaattttttaaaaaacgaaaaattatcaaaaaaaaaatatttaaaaaaattgcacttatagtctttttaattttctacaagtgcattttttcagtttcttttttttttcaaatttaattgttcaaaataaaatcctaaaatttttaattgtctgctaacttcaggatcatatttttttgataaaaataaaataagatttgggaaaaaatttgatgtgtttttaggagaaaatttttaattacggaGTTCAAAAAAGGATGAGGTCAATTCGACTGACGGAATAATtgatgattttgaaattgatgagtgtgaatgtagcagaattgaaaaaaattttgaattataaacaaaaaaaatgatactgaagttagcagacgtctaataattttttgattttttttttagacgataaaaaattttttaaaaaatatttgagaaaattgcacctgtagttttttaaattttctacatgtgcatatttttatattattttttgcagttgatttattgaaaaacgaaaattcaaaaagttttaaatgtctgctaacttcaggatcatacaaaaaaaactagacatttaaaaagattaaataaaaaaaatatgatcctgaagttagcagataattaaaaattttcggattttttttttaacaaatcaatcagaaaaaaaaaacaaaaataaaaatatgcacatgtagagaatttaaaaaattacaggtgcaattttttcaaattttttttttcttataatttactctctaaaataaattccaaaaattattagacgtctgctaacttcagtatcataaaaaaatacatataccgatttttgaattctgagaatgtgaaattttttatttttgttcgaTATAcgttttgttaatttatttcaaaattattatagttgTCGGATGTCTGCTCCATTCACACTCATCTGAAAtttacaaacaattaaaaatttgcgttttttttttcaacaaatcgattacaaaaaaaaaaactaaaaatatgcagttgtagaaaatcaaaaaaactatgggcgcaattttttcaatttttttttttttataatttatgattttgaacgataatccaaaaattatcagatgtcggctaacagtatcatgaaaattacgcagaaattttcgaaaaaaaattttttactaaaaaatttatcgcaCTGCCCGGGATGGTCAACTTGCCCCATCTTTTTGTAGACAGTAATGAAAGAATTTTcgaccaaaaataatttttattttttaaaattatgccGCATTTTACTCCAAGTTTCCtctaattatataaataattttttttttttaataccgtaattttttaaagtcaattACTTGCATTGAATTGCCTCCAGTGTACTGATTATGTCTAAAGATAAACTTTGATAAGATTACGCGATgaatgattatgattattattatttttttttcaataaacgtcaatgaaatttattgaatatcgtttttacaaattataaaattactacaaaatataattaatcaatatttatttaaatatatgagatttaagaattataaaaataatgcaaAGGAGGTAAAGAAACACTAGAATGACCCGAAATGGGATAAGGTAATGAAGCCACACCTTTGATCCACTTGTTACGCTTACAACAGAAACACTCAACGGACTTCAATGTTTTCATATCAACTGTTGTAACGCCTCCAATAACAAGCAATTgattatctatatatattaaaaaatccgttaataaaattaaaaatattcattttatcttgTATGTATTTACAACAACATTTATTATCGAAACTgtgtcagtaaaaaaaaaat
This sequence is a window from Microplitis mediator isolate UGA2020A chromosome 3, iyMicMedi2.1, whole genome shotgun sequence. Protein-coding genes within it:
- the LOC130665879 gene encoding uncharacterized protein LOC130665879, with amino-acid sequence MIFLVEESTLLKLSPDLIKTIKFLNEKNATHNDYLIALSIVVLKEVELYVKDFKDRGDYLPSELDPRQWKINGAYKIPLEHRCLRELNCKLDAIPVGDVMIMNLTSTINNNIKTRCTSFETLEFVNLHSSDINSQFMNLKNFSHRFKNNLTTPLKCDVLNSLGIINPSLVGLPEELILKIFSMLNEKDSVSLHMTCRKLEDLFRSLYKNKIIEYIIIKARSS